In Antechinus flavipes isolate AdamAnt ecotype Samford, QLD, Australia chromosome 3, AdamAnt_v2, whole genome shotgun sequence, a genomic segment contains:
- the LOC127555307 gene encoding olfactory receptor 51A7-like yields the protein MSAVNSSDIEITTFFLIGIPGLENFHIWISIPICLMYLVAILGNCTILFIIKTETSLHEPMYYFLSMLAVSDLGLSLSSLPTMLRIFLFNATGISPNACFAQEFFIHGFTDMESSVLLIMSFDRFLAIWNPLRYSSILTGARVSKMGLVFLIKSMLLVLPFPFTLKRLTYCKKSLLSHSYCLHQDVMKLSCSDNTVNFFYGFFVALCMMSDSVFIAISYVLILKTVMGIGSHRERLKALNTCVSHICAVLIFYVPIITLASMHRFGKKSPLALILIADIFLLVPPLMNPIVYCVKTRQIREKVLGRLGLKQR from the coding sequence ATGTCAGCTGTCAATTCCTCTGATATTGAGATAACTACCTTCTTCTTGATTGGGATCCCAGGTCTTGAGAACTTCCACATCTGGATCTCAATCCCCATATGTCTCATGTATCTAGTTGCCATCCTAGGCAACTGCACCATCCTCTTCATCATCAAGACAGAGACTTCACTCCATGAGCCCATGTACTATTTCCTCTCCATGTTGGCTGTATCTGACCTGGGCCTGTCCCTCTCTTCCCTGCCCACTATGCTCAGGATTTTTTTATTCAATGCCACAGGAATCTCACCCAATGCCTGCTTTGCCCAAGAGTTCTTTATCCATGGCTTCACTGATATGGAATCCTCAGTCCTTTTGATCATGTCTTTTGATCGTTTTTTAGCCATCTGGAACCCTCTGAGATATAGTTCTATTCTGACTGGAGCCAGAGTCTCTAAAATGGGACTGGTTTTTCTCATTAAGAGCATGCTTTTAGTGCTCCCATTTCCTTTTACTTTAAAGAGGCTGACATATTGTAAAAAGAGTCTCTTGTCCCATTCTTACTGCCTTCATCAGGATGTCATGAAATTATCATGTTCTGATAATACTGTTAACTTTTTCTATGGTTTCTTTGTTGCTCTCTGTATGATGTCTGACAGTGTATTCATAGCCATATCATATGTACTTATACTAAAGACTGTAATGGGTATTGGTTCCCACAGGGAACGGCTTAAAGCCCTCAATACTTGTGTTTCTCATATCTGTGCTGTTCTCATCTTCTATGTGCCCATCATTACTTTAGCCTCTATGCATCGCTTTGGCAAGAAGTCACCACTGGCACTGATCCTAATTGCAGATATTTTTCTGCTGGTGCCACCTCTAATGAACCCTATTGTGTATTGTGTGAAGACTAGGCAGATCAGAGAGAAAGTCCTGGGAAGGCTAGGTCTGAAGCAGAGATGA
- the LOC127557433 gene encoding olfactory receptor 51G1 codes for MLTSENSSLQSASFFLTGFRGLESLHGLISIPFCTIYLTVIVGNITILHVIRTDATLHEPMYYFLAMLALTDLGLCFSTLPTVLGIFWFDFREIGIPACFTQLFFIHTLSLVESSVLLSMSIDRYVAICNPLRYGTLLTPGRIVKMGLCSVLRSALLILPLPFLLKRFHYCRSHVLAHAYCLHLEIMKLACSSIIVNHIYGLFVVACTVGVDSLLIFLSYALILRTVLSIASREERLRALNTCVSHICAVLLFYIPMIGLSLVHRFGEHLPRIVHLLMSYVYLLVPPLMNPIVYSVKTKQIRQRIIKKFSFMQSLSSNR; via the coding sequence ATGTTGACTTCAGAAAACAGCAGTCTCCAATCAGCCTCCTTCTTCCTGACTGGATTCAGAGGACTAGAAAGTCTGCATGGTTTGATCTCCATTCCCTTCTGCACTATCTACTTGACAGTAATTGTGGGAAACATCACCATCCTTCATGTCATCCGCACAGATGCAACACTCCATGAGCCTATGTATTACTTTCTGGCTATGCTAGCCCTCACTGACCTAGGTTTGTGCTTTTCCACATTACCCACTGTGCTGGgcattttctggtttgattttcgAGAGATCGGCATCCCTGCCTGCTTCACTCAGCTCTTCTTCATCCATACCCTGTCCCTGGTGGAATCCTCAGTGCTGCTCTCCATGTCCATAGATCGCTATGTGGCTATCTGTAACCCACTGCGATATGGAACCCTCCTGACACCTGGCCGGATAGTGAAGATGGGGCTATGTTCTGTATTGCGCAGTGCGCTGCTGATCCTTCCTCTACCCTTTCTTCTGAAACGCTTTCACTACTGCCGTTCTCATGTATTGGCCCATGCTTATTGCCTTCACCTGGAGATCATGAAACTGGCCTGCTCTAGCATCATAGTCAATCATATCTATGGCCTCTTTGTGGTTGCTTGTACAGTGGGTGTGGACTCCTTGCTCATCTTTCTCTCCTATGCTCTAATTCTTCGTACAGTGCTGAGCATTGCTTCCCGCGAGGAGCGCCTCCGAGCCCTCAATACCTGTGTCTCCCATATCTGTGCGGTACTTCTTTTCTATATCCCTATGATTGGTTTATCCCTAGTGCATCGCTTTGGTGAGCATCTGCCCCGTATTGTCCACTTGCTCATGTCCTATGTTTATCTTTTGGTCCCACCTCTGATGAACCCTATTGTTTACAGTGTGAAAACCAAGCAGATCAGGCAGAGAATTATCAAGAAGTTTAGTTTTATGCAGAGTCTGAGTAGCAATCGCTAA
- the LOC127555298 gene encoding olfactory receptor 51G2-like isoform X1, producing the protein MTLESFRNSTLRPSTFLLSGLPGLEHIHIWISIPIFSMYLVSILGNCMILFIIKTESSLHEPMYFFLSMLAMTDLGLSICTLPTVLGIFLFGTREIAHDACFAQLFFIHCLSFLESSVLLSMAFDRLIAICRPLRYASILTNRVVSRIGLGSLGRSVALIFPLPFMLKRFPYCESQVLTHSYCLHQEVMKLACADITANSIYGMFVIISTVGVDSMLILLSYVLILHTVLAIASQAERLKALNTCVSHICAVLLFYIPMIGLSVIHRFGKQAPHLIQVVMGFVYLLVPPLMNPIVYSVKTKQIRDRIIQAFHC; encoded by the coding sequence ATGACTCTGGAATCATTTAGAAACAGCACTCTTAGGCCTTCTACCTTTCTCTTAAGTGGCCTTCCTGGACTGGAGCATATCCACATTTGGATCTCTATCCCTATATTTTCTATGTACCTTGTGTCTATCTTGGGAAATTGCATGATCCTTTTCATTATCAAGACAGAATCTTCACTCCATGAGCCCATGTATTTTTTCTTGTCTATGCTGGCAATGACAGATTTGGGCCTATCCATATGCACTCTTCCCACAGTACTGGGTATTTTCTTATTTGGCACTCGTGAGATTGCTCATGATGCTTGCTTTGCTCAGCTCTTTTTTATCCACTGCCTGTCTTTCCTAGAGTCCTCAGTTCTACTTTCCATGGCATTCGATCGCCTTATTGCCATCTGCCGTCCTCTGAGATATGCCTCCATTCTTACCAACAGGGTTGTCAGCAGAATTGGACTGGGCTCCTTGGGTCGAAGTGTGGCACTCATCTTTCCACTTCCTTTCATGCTCAAACGCTTCCCCTATTGTGAGTCCCAAGTTCTTACCCACTCCTACTGCCTCCATCAGGAAGTCATGAAGCTTGCTTGTGCTGACATTACTGCCAATAGCATTTATGGCATGTTTGTTATCATTTCCACTGTGGGTGTGGACTCCATGCTCATCCTTCTCTCCTATGTGTTGATTCTCCACACTGTGTTGGCCATTGCCTCCCAGGCTGAGCGTCTCAAGGCCCTAAACACATGTGTCTCTCACATCTGTGCAGTACTCCTCTTCTATATACCTATGATAGGTCTATCAGTTATTCACCGATTTGGGAAACAAGCTCCTCACTTGATTCAGGTAGTTATGGGGTTTGTTTACCTGTTGGTTCCACCCTTGATGAACCCCATTGTCTACAGTGTTAAGACAAAGCAGATCAGGGATCGCATTATCCAAGCTTTTCATTGCTAG
- the LOC127555306 gene encoding olfactory receptor 51A7: MSDLNTSEVKLFFLIGIPGLEHIHVWISIPICLVYLIAILGNCTILLVIKTETSLHEPMYYFLSMLAISDLGLSLSSLPTMLRIFLFNAPGISPDACFTQEFFIHGFTVMESSVLLIMSFDRFIAIHNPLRYSSILTTARISKMGLVMAIRSFLLVLPFPLTLKRLSYCHKNLLSHSYCLHQDVMKLACSDNRVNVVYGFFVALCTMMDLACIALSYLLILKTVLGIASVSERLKAFNTCVSHICAVLIFYVPIITLAAMHRFAKHKSPLVVILIANIFLLVPPLMNPIVYCVKTRQIRDKILGKLFSICGK; encoded by the coding sequence ATGTCAGACCTCAATACCTCTGAGGTTAAGCTCTTTTTCTTGATTGGGATTCCAGGGTTGGAACATATCCACGTATGGATTTCTATTCCTATCTGCCTTGTGTATTTGATTGCCATCCTAGGAAACTGCACTATCTTGCTTGTGATTAAGACAGAAACTTCTCTTCATGAGCCCATGTATTATTTCCTCTCTATGTTGGCCATCTCTGACCTGggtctttccctctcctccttacCTACTATGCTGAGAATCTTCTTGTTCAATGCACCAGGAATCTCCCCTGATGCCTGCTTTACTCAAGAATTCTTCATCCATGGCTTCACTGTTATGGAATCATCCGTGCTTCTGATCATGTCCTTTGATCGTTTCATAGCCATTCACAACCCCCTGAGATACAGCTCTATCTTAACTACTGCTAGAATTTCCAAAATGGGATTGGTCATGGCAATCAGGAGTTTCCTTTTAGTACTTCCATTTCCTTTGACTCTAAAAAGACTAAGCTATTGTCATAAAAACCTCTTATCCCACTCCTATTGTCTCCATCAAGATGTAATGAAGTTGGCATGTTCTGACAACAGGGTCAATGTTGTTTATGGCTTCTTTGTTGCCCTCTGTACCATGATGGACCTGGCATGCATTGCTTTGTCCTATTTACTAATCCTAAAGACAGTTCTTGGCATTGCCTCTGTCTCAGAGAGACTCAAAGCCTTCAACACCTGTGTCTCTCATATCTGTGCTGTGCTGATCTTCTATGTACCCATCATCACCCTAGCTGCTATGCACCGCTTTGCCAAGCACAAATCTCCACTTGTAGTGATCCTTATTGCCAACATCTTCCTGCTGGTACCACCCCTGATGAATCCCATTGTGTACTGTGTGAAAACTCGGCAGATACGAGACAAGATCCTAGGAAAATTGTTTTCCATATGTGGTAAATAA
- the LOC127555298 gene encoding olfactory receptor 51G2-like isoform X2 has product MSFLLSGLPGLEHIHIWISIPIFSMYLVSILGNCMILFIIKTESSLHEPMYFFLSMLAMTDLGLSICTLPTVLGIFLFGTREIAHDACFAQLFFIHCLSFLESSVLLSMAFDRLIAICRPLRYASILTNRVVSRIGLGSLGRSVALIFPLPFMLKRFPYCESQVLTHSYCLHQEVMKLACADITANSIYGMFVIISTVGVDSMLILLSYVLILHTVLAIASQAERLKALNTCVSHICAVLLFYIPMIGLSVIHRFGKQAPHLIQVVMGFVYLLVPPLMNPIVYSVKTKQIRDRIIQAFHC; this is encoded by the exons ATGTC CTTTCTCTTAAGTGGCCTTCCTGGACTGGAGCATATCCACATTTGGATCTCTATCCCTATATTTTCTATGTACCTTGTGTCTATCTTGGGAAATTGCATGATCCTTTTCATTATCAAGACAGAATCTTCACTCCATGAGCCCATGTATTTTTTCTTGTCTATGCTGGCAATGACAGATTTGGGCCTATCCATATGCACTCTTCCCACAGTACTGGGTATTTTCTTATTTGGCACTCGTGAGATTGCTCATGATGCTTGCTTTGCTCAGCTCTTTTTTATCCACTGCCTGTCTTTCCTAGAGTCCTCAGTTCTACTTTCCATGGCATTCGATCGCCTTATTGCCATCTGCCGTCCTCTGAGATATGCCTCCATTCTTACCAACAGGGTTGTCAGCAGAATTGGACTGGGCTCCTTGGGTCGAAGTGTGGCACTCATCTTTCCACTTCCTTTCATGCTCAAACGCTTCCCCTATTGTGAGTCCCAAGTTCTTACCCACTCCTACTGCCTCCATCAGGAAGTCATGAAGCTTGCTTGTGCTGACATTACTGCCAATAGCATTTATGGCATGTTTGTTATCATTTCCACTGTGGGTGTGGACTCCATGCTCATCCTTCTCTCCTATGTGTTGATTCTCCACACTGTGTTGGCCATTGCCTCCCAGGCTGAGCGTCTCAAGGCCCTAAACACATGTGTCTCTCACATCTGTGCAGTACTCCTCTTCTATATACCTATGATAGGTCTATCAGTTATTCACCGATTTGGGAAACAAGCTCCTCACTTGATTCAGGTAGTTATGGGGTTTGTTTACCTGTTGGTTCCACCCTTGATGAACCCCATTGTCTACAGTGTTAAGACAAAGCAGATCAGGGATCGCATTATCCAAGCTTTTCATTGCTAG